The Styela clava chromosome 10, kaStyClav1.hap1.2, whole genome shotgun sequence genome window below encodes:
- the LOC120338284 gene encoding uncharacterized protein LOC120338284 → MLFIVKSAPIHTTRREVIRKTWGAVKEVDGLLFNTIFVVGQVDPNSPLQHILEKENKINEDMLQTGTPEGYINLPSKVLSAMQWLISKSSQISSDFYTFTDDDCVMNIANIVDFFGNLPFEDDENDSSKRFDRSKSNQLIKEIQTIELYKKKKVNEVTLPPLEAKKLTESIINEVKYDDSKRQLSDSYEGEQRSKEGDEDDVAENLEIYAAMDPNAKIQIERIEKDDANFDQNENLYGDIPIISNFKQYTSNFMPHNYNPAYKNNSYNLIQYLETALQEKDPGIIFRKHRLVPDGLYCGFSYDPQGKPHRRMTDKWGVTKEQYSLDVYPSFCHGGMYTMSGNLMTSIFAISAVTDYHSYHLEDVLITGILREKTGVPDSKMIRRGTDPKVKPLMYYVWDSGPRVLLKMARKWKFYNRPLFSKRFAMEALRNGEVISWNNYGKS, encoded by the exons atgttatttattgTGAAAAGTGCTCCGATTCATACAACTCGTCGTGAAGTCATTAGAAAAACCTGGGGAGCAGTTAAAGAAGTTGATGGGTTACTTTTCAATACTATCTTTGTTGTCGGTCAAGTCGATCCAAATTCACCTTTGCAGCATATATTagagaaagaaaacaaaatcaatGAAGACATGTTGCAAACGGGAACACCTGAAGGATACAT AAACCTTCCAAGTAAAGTGTTATCGGCTATGCAGTGGTTGATTTCAAAGTCTTCTCAAATATCAAGCGATTTCTATACATTTACTGACGATGATTGCGTAATGAACATCGCAAATATAGTTGACTTTTTTGGAAATCTTCCATTTGAAGATGATGAAAACGATTCATCTAAACGATTTGATCGGTCTAAATCAAATCAATTAATAAAGGAAATTCAAACTATAGAGTTATATAAGAAAAAGAAAGTGAATGAGGTAACGCTACCACCTTTGGAAGcaaaaaaattaacagaaagcatcataaatgaagtaaaatacgATGATTCAAAAAGACAATTATCTGATTCGTATGAGGGAGAACAGAGAAGTAAAGAAGGAGACGAAGACGACGTAGCTGAGAATCTCGAAATATATGCAGCTATGGATCCAAATGCAAAAATTCAAATCGAAAGAATAGAGAAGGATGATGCCAATTTTGATCAGAATGAAAATTTATACGGAGATATTCCTatcatatcaaattttaaacaatatacCTCAAATTTTATGCCGCATAACTATAACCCAGCATATAAAAACAATTCATATAATTTAATCcaatatttggaaacagcaTTACAAGAAAAAGATCCAGGGATTATTTTTAGAAAGCATCGCTTAGTTCCTGATGGTCTGTACTGCGGATTTTCATATGATCCCCAAGGGAAGCCGCACCGCCGAATGACAGATAAATGGGGTGTGACAAAAGAGCAATATTCCTTAGACGTGTACCCATCGTTTTGTCATGGTGGTATGTATACCATGAGTGGGAATTTGATGACTTCAATATTTGCAATCTCGGCCGTAACCGATTATCATTCATATCATTTGGAGGATGTTTTAATTACTGGTATTTTGCGAGAGAAAACTGGAGTACCTGATTCTAAAATGATTCGCAGAGGCACTGATCCAAAAGTGAAGCCACTTATGTATTATGTTTGGGATTCTGGACCACGCGTGTTGTTGAAAATGGCGCGTAAATGGAAATTTTATAACAGGCCACTGTTTTCAAAACGTTTTGCAATGGAAGCTCTGAGAAACGGTGAAGTTATATCCTGGAATAATTATGGGAAAAGCTAG